From a single Glycine soja cultivar W05 chromosome 19, ASM419377v2, whole genome shotgun sequence genomic region:
- the LOC114400796 gene encoding proteasome subunit beta type-4, whose amino-acid sequence MERVAESERTLYPYVTGSSVVAIKYKDGILMAADMGGSYGSTLRYKSVERIKPIGKHSLLGASGEISDFQEILRYLDELILYDNMWDDGNSLGPKEVHNYLTRVMYNRRNKFNPLWNALVLGGVKNGQKYLGMVNMIGINFEDNHVATGLGNHLARPILRDEWHENLTFEEGVKLLEKCMRVLLYRDRSAVNKIQISKITDEGATVFPPFSLKTYWEFSAFKNPTVGAEGSW is encoded by the exons ATGGAACGTGTAGCTGAATCCGAGCGAACTCT GTACCCATACGTGACTGGATCCTCTGTAGTCGCTATCAAATACAAAGATGGGATTCTAATGGCCGCTGACATGGGAG GTTCGTATGGATCTACCCTGCGGTACAAGAGTGTTGAGCGTATCAAGCCTATTGGAAAGCATTCTCTTCTTGGTGCTAGCGGGGAGATAAGTGACTTTCAGGAGATTCTGCGTTACCTTGATGAGCTTAT CCTATATGACAACATGTGGGATGATGGGAATTCTCTAGGGCCGAAGGAGGTGCATAATTATTTAACCCGTGTGATGTATAATAGACGTAACAAGTTCAACCCATTGTGGAATGCACTTGTACTTGGTGGGGTGAAAAACGGGCAGAAGTACCTTGGCATG GTTAACATGATTGGCATTAATTTTGAGGACAACCATGTAGCAACCGGGCTTGGAAATCATCTCGCTAGGCCAATTCTCCGTGATGAGTGGCATGAAAACTTGACCTTTGAAGAGGGCGTCAAGTTACTGGAAAAATGCATGCGTGTGCTTTTATACCGTGATAGGTCTGCTGTCAACAAAATCCAG ATATCTAAAATTACAGATGAAGGTGCCACTGTTTTCCCACCATTCTCATTGAAAACGTACTGGGAGTTCTCTGCCTTCAAGAATCCAACTGTGGGCGCTGAAGGTTCATGGTAA